A section of the Eublepharis macularius isolate TG4126 chromosome 1, MPM_Emac_v1.0, whole genome shotgun sequence genome encodes:
- the TTLL2 gene encoding probable tubulin polyglutamylase TTLL2, with amino-acid sequence MSLWQKVGHNSQNDLICTATEEISTANMAGSRSRRKGSKSYTAAKHADLRRTASPLVFRLHNSAPAVVRDILLERGWIEYDEHEQDKEDWNLYWRNYPFRMTDHRSIKPWQRLNHHPETIRITRKDYLARHLKRMKGVYGTNLYDFSPAAFIMPNDYIKFITEYTKERQIPGKKPSYWICKPVDRSRGRGILIFQDIKDFVYDCMVIVQKYVTNPLLISGYKWDLRLYVCVTSFSPLTIYTYEEGLVRFATEKFDLESLDNIYAHLTNTSINKFGPSYRKDKDVIGSGCKWTFSRFRAYLHSRNVDDVHLWQRINHIVILTLLAITPSVPLTFNCFELFGFDILVDDKMKPWLLEVNHSPGLRLDCPTDAIVKRRLLHDIVDLLNYKENDHLRKHKGASRRISCFSRSQSLLTTRAEDSLDFLACEKGSKSAATSPCSSLLRINKGAPLYGRLGSAYPKTTLTSQLRERMNMPKTPPQSKPQSKSKQMLRTSHSMCEPVQSVHWFSSPELYNYKPSIPPYFLSDKDRKPFPRVGDFVLIFPFNEAALEASRNGINVKSIIQEIHKLMSKELQPEQKKLNKRLFNP; translated from the exons ATGTCACTCTGGCAAAAAGTTGGTCACAATTCCCAAAATGATCTGATTTGCACAGCCACAGAGGAAATAAG TACTGCAAATATGGCTGGATCGAGGAGCCGAAGGAAag GAAGCAAAAGCTACACAGCAGCAAAGCATGCTGATTTGAGAAGGACTGCCAGCCCACTGGTTTTCCGGCTCCATAACAGTGCTCCGGCAGTAGTCCGTGATATTCTACTGGAACGTGGTTGGATTGAGTATGATGAGCACGAGCAAGATAAAGAAGACTGGAATCTATATTGGCGAAATTACCCTTTCCGGATGACCGACCACAGGAGTATTAAGCCATGGCAGCGACTCAATCACCACCCAGAAACAATCAGGATCACCAGGAAGGATTATTTGGCAAGGCACCTGAAACGTATGAAGGGAGTTTATGGAACAAACCTCTATGACTTCAGTCCAGCTGCATTCATCATGCCGAATGACTATATTAAATTTATCACAGAATACACCAAAGAGAGGCAGATACCAGGCAAAAAGCCGAGTTACTGGATCTGCAAACCCGTTGATAGATCTCGTGGAAGAGGAATACTCATTTTTCAGGACATAAAAGACTTTGTCTATGATTGCATGGTCATTGTGCAGAAGTATGTCACTAATCCTTTGCTTATTTCTGGATATAAATGGGATCTCCGGCTCTACGTCTGTGTCACAAGCTTTTCTCCCCTCACTATTTATACTTACGAAGAAGGTCTGGTGAGGTTTGCCACAGAGAAATTTGACCTTGAGTCCCTGGACAACATTTATGCCCATTTGACAAACACTAGTATCAATAAATTTGGGCCTTCATACAGAAAGGATAAAGATGTCATTGGCTCGGGATGCAAATGGACTTTTAGCCGGTTCCGAGCCTACCTACATAGCCGCAATGTGGATGATGTACACTTGTGGCAAAGGATCAACCACATTGTCATATTGACCCTACTTGCCATCACTCCATCAGTTCCACTTACATTTAACTGCTTTGAACTTTTTGGGTTTGACATTCTGGTTGATGACAAAATGAAGCCCTGGCTTCTGGAAGTAAATCATAGCCCAGGCTTACGGTTGGACTGTCCCACTGATGCAATTGTGAAGAGAAGGTTGCTCCATGACATTGTTGACTTGCTGAACTACAAAGAGAATGACCATCTGAGAAAACACAAAGGAGCTAGTAGGAGAATTTCATGTTTTAGTCGATCACAATCTTTGTTGACAACCCGAGCAGAGGACTCCTTGGATTTCCTGGCTTGTGAGAAAGGAAGCAAGTCTGCAGCTACTTCCCCATGCTCATCTCTCTTGCGGATTAATAAAGGAGCTCCACTATATGGTAGACTGGGTAGTGCTTATCCCAAGACAACTTTGACCTCTCAATTGCGTGAAAGGATGAACATGCCAAAAACACCACCGCAATCAAAGCCACAATCTAAAAGCAAACAAATGTTAAGAACTAGTCATTCAATGTGTGAACCTGTTCAGTCTGTCCACTGGTTCAGTTCACCTGAGCTCTATAACTATAAGCCATCTATCCCTCCATATTTTCTTTCAGATAAAGATAGGAAACCATTCCCTCGAGTGGGAGACTTTGTCCTTATATTTCCTTTCAATGAGGCTGCTCTTGAAGCATCTAGGAATGGAATAAATGTCAAAAGCATAATTcaagaaatacataaattaatGAGCAAAGAATTACAACCAGAgcaaaagaaattaaataaaaggtTATTTAATCCGTAG